From one Bacteroidota bacterium genomic stretch:
- the rpmA gene encoding 50S ribosomal protein L27, which translates to MAHKKGVGSSKNGRESHSKRLGVKIFGGQRADAGNIIIRQRGTKHHPGDNVGIGKDHTLFALIDGTVVFRKKANDRSYVSIKPLAEKAEA; encoded by the coding sequence ATGGCTCACAAGAAAGGTGTAGGTAGTTCGAAAAACGGACGCGAATCGCACAGTAAGCGTTTAGGCGTTAAAATATTTGGTGGTCAAAGAGCTGACGCTGGCAATATCATTATTCGTCAACGCGGAACAAAACATCACCCAGGTGATAATGTAGGAATTGGAAAAGACCATACATTATTTGCTTTAATTGATGGAACCGTTGTTTTCCGTAAAAAAGCTAACGATCGTAGTTATGTTTCTATTAAACCTTTAGCTGAAAAAGCTGAAGCTTAA
- the rplU gene encoding 50S ribosomal protein L21, which produces MYAIVEIAGQQFKVEKDQKVYVHRLQHEEGASVQFDKVLLLDNGSSVTVGLPTVSGANVKAKVLTHLKGDKVIVFKKKRRKGYRKLNGHRQCFTQIQIEAINA; this is translated from the coding sequence ATGTACGCAATCGTAGAAATTGCTGGCCAACAATTTAAAGTTGAAAAAGACCAAAAAGTGTATGTACACCGTTTACAGCACGAAGAAGGCGCCAGTGTTCAATTCGACAAGGTTCTGCTATTAGATAATGGTAGCTCAGTAACCGTAGGTTTGCCAACCGTATCAGGCGCAAATGTTAAAGCGAAAGTTTTAACCCATTTAAAAGGTGACAAAGTAATTGTGTTTAAGAAAAAACGCAGAAAAGGTTACAGAAAATTGAATGGACATCGTCAATGTTTCACCCAAATTCAAATTGAAGCTATAAACGCTTAA